A portion of the Chloroflexaceae bacterium genome contains these proteins:
- a CDS encoding potassium/proton antiporter: protein MQIEFVMLIAAGLVLLSVVATRTSNRLGVPALLLFLGIGMLAGIDGPGRIDFNDFGLAQTIGVIALAYILFSGGLDTDWTAIRPVLAQGVALANVGVVLSAVLLCGFAVLALNLDWRTGLLLGAIVSSTDAAAVFSVLRERGVNLKHNLEPLIELESGSNDPIAVFLTIGLVDLITTPGATLLNLVPSFILQMALGAAGGALFGWLIVFTVNRIRLQQEGLYVVFTLAATMLTYAATALVGGNGFLAVYLAGIVVGNRNIVHKRSILRFHDGIAWLMQITMFLTLGLLVTPSQLLPVAPVGLLVALFLVFVARPLSVIGSLIWFRRSLRELGMVSWAGLRGAVPIILATFPLTSGIPGATTIFNVIFFVVLVSVLLQGMTINRVARWLGLNADKPRGADRHTFVPDVRLNSRLFEVIVPEGSSLVGSSLLELGLPRGVLVVQIHRDGDALIPNGSTVLHAGDHLLVLATPETRSTLEQLCDECSVQLLSPVTLVRPVELLSSEIRRG, encoded by the coding sequence GCTCAGTGTCGTGGCCACCCGCACCTCGAACCGCCTGGGCGTGCCAGCCCTGCTGCTGTTTCTGGGCATCGGGATGCTTGCCGGCATTGACGGCCCGGGGCGCATTGACTTTAACGATTTTGGACTGGCGCAGACCATCGGCGTGATCGCGCTGGCGTACATTTTGTTCTCTGGCGGTCTGGATACTGACTGGACAGCCATTCGTCCGGTGCTGGCGCAGGGGGTGGCGCTGGCCAATGTCGGCGTAGTGCTCAGCGCTGTTCTCCTGTGCGGCTTCGCCGTGCTGGCGCTCAACCTCGACTGGCGCACCGGCTTGCTGCTGGGAGCCATCGTCTCGTCTACCGACGCGGCGGCGGTCTTCTCGGTGCTGCGCGAGCGGGGCGTCAACCTAAAGCACAACCTCGAACCGCTCATAGAGCTGGAGTCAGGCTCAAACGACCCGATTGCGGTCTTTCTGACGATCGGACTGGTGGATCTCATCACCACCCCGGGCGCCACGCTGCTGAACCTGGTCCCCAGTTTCATCCTCCAGATGGCCCTTGGCGCGGCGGGGGGCGCTCTGTTTGGCTGGTTGATCGTGTTTACGGTCAATCGCATTCGCCTGCAACAGGAGGGCTTGTACGTGGTCTTTACCCTCGCCGCGACGATGCTGACCTACGCGGCCACCGCTCTGGTTGGGGGCAATGGCTTCCTGGCCGTGTATCTGGCGGGGATCGTGGTGGGGAACCGCAACATTGTGCACAAGCGCAGTATTCTGCGCTTTCACGACGGGATCGCCTGGCTGATGCAGATTACCATGTTTCTGACACTGGGCCTGCTGGTCACGCCCTCGCAACTGCTGCCGGTCGCGCCAGTGGGGCTGCTAGTGGCCCTGTTCCTCGTCTTCGTCGCCCGGCCGCTGAGCGTCATCGGGTCGCTGATCTGGTTTCGGCGCTCGTTGCGTGAGCTGGGGATGGTATCCTGGGCGGGATTGCGCGGGGCGGTACCCATTATTCTGGCGACGTTTCCCCTGACCAGCGGGATACCGGGAGCAACAACCATCTTTAACGTCATCTTCTTCGTGGTGCTGGTATCGGTATTGCTGCAAGGGATGACGATTAACCGGGTCGCGCGCTGGCTGGGGCTGAACGCCGACAAGCCGCGGGGCGCCGACCGCCACACCTTCGTGCCGGATGTGCGTCTTAACAGCCGGCTGTTCGAGGTCATCGTCCCCGAAGGCTCCTCACTGGTAGGCAGCAGCCTGCTGGAACTGGGTCTGCCGCGGGGGGTGCTGGTGGTGCAGATCCACCGTGACGGCGACGCGCTTATTCCTAACGGGAGCACCGTGCTCCACGCGGGCGACCATCTGCTGGTGCTGGCCACGCCCGAAACCCGATCGACCCTTGAACAGTTGTGCGACGAGTGCAGCGTGCAGTTGCTTAGCCCGGTGACCCTGGTGCGTCCGGTTGAGTTGCTTTCCAGCGAGATACGCCGAGGGTGA
- a CDS encoding YbaK/EbsC family protein, whose amino-acid sequence MTCRERLEAYLQAQGVQYRVYEHPAAYTAQAVAEREHIPNRLMAKVVIVVADGELVMLALPTSRRVDLARVRDALDAREVRLATETEMATAFPDCEVGATPPFNAGYNMPLLVDRGLAEEPVIFFQAGSHSVAMSMAFADYARLARPRLADFAAEPRRLTTIREDVREPGGW is encoded by the coding sequence ATGACGTGCCGAGAACGACTGGAAGCCTACTTGCAGGCCCAGGGAGTGCAGTACCGGGTCTATGAGCACCCGGCTGCCTATACGGCCCAGGCGGTGGCGGAGCGGGAGCACATTCCCAACAGGCTTATGGCCAAGGTGGTGATCGTGGTCGCCGATGGCGAGCTGGTCATGCTGGCGCTGCCCACGTCGCGTCGGGTTGACCTGGCCAGGGTCAGGGATGCGCTCGATGCGCGCGAAGTGCGCCTGGCGACCGAGACGGAGATGGCCACGGCGTTTCCCGACTGTGAAGTTGGCGCCACTCCGCCGTTTAACGCCGGGTACAATATGCCGCTCCTGGTTGACCGCGGGCTGGCCGAAGAACCGGTGATCTTCTTCCAGGCCGGCAGTCACAGCGTGGCCATGAGTATGGCATTCGCCGACTATGCGCGGCTGGCGCGGCCACGCCTGGCAGATTTCGCCGCCGAGCCGCGACGCCTGACGACAATCCGCGAAGATGTACGCGAACCAGGTGGCTGGTGA
- a CDS encoding adenosine-specific kinase, whose product MELHVVPIRKPDDLNIILGQTHFIKSVEDLHEALVNAVPGIRFGLAFCEASGARLVRWSGTDEALIDLARTNALALGAGHSFIIVLGAGYYPVNVLNAIKLAPEVCRIFCATANPVEVVIAETAAGRGILGVIDGASPLGVEDEAGIAWRKGLLRTLGYKL is encoded by the coding sequence ATGGAACTGCACGTTGTGCCCATACGCAAGCCCGACGACTTGAACATCATCCTTGGCCAGACGCACTTCATCAAATCGGTCGAGGATCTCCACGAGGCGCTGGTCAATGCCGTGCCCGGAATCCGCTTCGGCCTGGCCTTTTGCGAGGCCTCGGGGGCGCGGCTGGTGCGCTGGAGCGGCACCGATGAGGCCCTGATAGACCTGGCCCGCACCAACGCCCTGGCACTGGGGGCCGGTCATAGTTTTATCATCGTCCTCGGCGCAGGGTACTACCCGGTGAACGTGTTGAACGCGATCAAACTGGCGCCGGAGGTGTGCCGGATCTTCTGCGCCACAGCCAATCCGGTTGAGGTAGTGATTGCCGAGACGGCAGCAGGCCGGGGCATTCTGGGGGTGATTGACGGCGCCTCGCCGCTGGGAGTTGAAGACGAGGCGGGGATCGCCTGGCGCAAGGGCCTGCTGCGGACGCTTGGCTACAAACTGTAG